The following coding sequences are from one Salinicoccus sp. Bachu38 window:
- the secY gene encoding preprotein translocase subunit SecY produces MLGTLSNFFRIKEIRSKILFTLAMLVIFKIGTYIPVPGVDPSVFDMGAGQQGVLDLMNTFGGGALMNFSILAMGIMPYITASIVVQLLQMDVVPKFAEWAKQGEVGRRKLSQFTRYFTIVLAFIQSLGMSFAFNRMFEGMLLDNSNIGSYLLIALVLTTGTAFLMWLGEQITTYGVGNGISIIIFAGILSVLPSAIIQLYQQKFVGADDTTMAVLQMVGLFIMLILITAFAVFILQAVRKIPVQYAKRQRTSSQLAPQSTFLPLKVNPAGVIPVIFAMAFFMLPQTLTLFFPDANWAQTVARFADPSDWIGMIFYVALIIAFTYFYSFVQVNPEKMADNLKKQGSYVPGIRPGRNTQDYITSVLYRLVFVGSLFLAGISILPLLITKFMDLPQAIQIGGTSLLIVIGVALETMKQLEAQANQREYRGFRKRR; encoded by the coding sequence ATGCTCGGCACGTTATCCAATTTCTTTAGAATTAAAGAAATCCGAAGTAAAATTCTTTTTACTTTGGCAATGCTCGTGATTTTCAAAATCGGCACATATATACCGGTTCCAGGTGTGGATCCGAGTGTGTTCGATATGGGAGCAGGCCAACAGGGCGTGCTGGATCTTATGAACACCTTCGGTGGTGGCGCACTGATGAACTTCTCCATTCTTGCCATGGGCATCATGCCCTACATTACAGCATCAATCGTGGTTCAGCTCCTACAGATGGATGTCGTACCCAAGTTTGCTGAATGGGCAAAGCAGGGGGAAGTAGGAAGACGCAAGCTCAGTCAGTTCACACGCTATTTCACCATCGTACTTGCGTTCATACAATCGTTGGGGATGTCTTTTGCTTTCAACCGGATGTTCGAAGGTATGCTTTTGGACAATAGCAATATTGGCTCATATCTGCTTATTGCACTTGTACTCACAACAGGCACAGCTTTCCTGATGTGGCTGGGAGAACAGATTACGACATATGGTGTCGGCAATGGTATCTCAATCATCATCTTTGCAGGTATACTCAGCGTGCTGCCCAGTGCAATCATTCAACTCTACCAGCAGAAATTTGTCGGTGCGGATGATACGACGATGGCAGTGCTGCAGATGGTCGGCCTTTTCATCATGCTTATATTGATTACAGCATTTGCTGTATTCATACTGCAGGCTGTCCGTAAAATTCCAGTACAATATGCCAAGCGTCAGAGAACATCATCGCAATTGGCACCACAATCGACATTCCTGCCGCTCAAAGTCAATCCGGCAGGGGTAATTCCAGTCATCTTTGCGATGGCATTTTTCATGCTGCCGCAGACGCTGACGTTGTTCTTCCCTGATGCCAATTGGGCTCAGACAGTCGCAAGATTCGCTGATCCGTCCGACTGGATAGGAATGATCTTTTATGTTGCCCTGATCATTGCATTTACGTACTTCTATTCATTTGTACAGGTCAATCCTGAAAAGATGGCAGACAACCTTAAGAAGCAGGGAAGTTACGTGCCTGGCATCCGTCCGGGCAGGAACACACAGGACTACATTACATCTGTACTCTACAGACTCGTATTTGTAGGTTCGCTCTTCCTGGCCGGGATTTCCATCCTGCCACTTCTTATTACGAAGTTCATGGATCTGCCGCAAGCGATTCAAATTGGAGGTACGAGTCTTCTGATTGTCATCGGTGTTGCACTTGAAACCATGAAACAGTTGGAAGCACAAGCAAACCAAAGAGAATACCGCGGTTTCAGAAAGCGCAGGTAG
- a CDS encoding adenylate kinase → MNIILMGLPGAGKGTQASKIIKKYPIPHISTGDMFRLAIKNGTELGKEAKSYMDKGELVPDEVTIGIVKERLSQSDAKDGFLLDGFPRTVEQAEALNGIMKELGTKIDRTIYVEVAEEELMNRLTGRRICEVCGTTYHLVFNPPKQEGVCDLDGGKLYQREDDNPETVANRLEVNLQQTAPMLDFYEDQGVLVKVDGSRDIDEVFNDVDEILQNI, encoded by the coding sequence ATGAATATTATATTGATGGGATTACCTGGGGCAGGTAAAGGCACCCAGGCTTCCAAGATTATAAAGAAATACCCGATCCCTCATATTTCAACTGGTGATATGTTCCGTCTTGCAATCAAAAATGGTACAGAGCTCGGTAAAGAAGCCAAGTCCTACATGGATAAAGGTGAACTTGTCCCAGATGAAGTAACAATCGGCATCGTCAAAGAGCGCTTGAGTCAGAGTGATGCAAAGGACGGCTTCCTATTGGATGGTTTCCCACGCACCGTAGAACAGGCGGAAGCGCTGAATGGCATCATGAAGGAACTTGGAACGAAGATTGACAGAACGATCTATGTTGAAGTTGCTGAAGAAGAACTGATGAACCGTCTGACTGGCCGTCGCATCTGTGAAGTTTGCGGCACCACCTATCATCTTGTGTTCAACCCGCCTAAACAGGAAGGTGTTTGTGATCTTGATGGTGGCAAGTTGTATCAGAGGGAAGATGACAACCCTGAAACAGTTGCAAATCGTCTGGAAGTAAACCTCCAGCAGACAGCACCGATGCTTGATTTCTATGAAGATCAGGGTGTGCTTGTCAAAGTGGATGGCTCCCGGGACATTGACGAAGTGTTCAACGATGTTGATGAGATTCTGCAAAATATATAA
- a CDS encoding energy-coupling factor transporter ATPase: protein MIGLEDITYSYRTGEYKALDHISLTFHRGEWVSIIGHNGSGKSTLVKILMGILNDYEGSVTVDGEVLDEENRIEMRKKFAIVFQNPDNQFVGATVEDDVAFGLENNGVPRDEMVRRTEEALKAVNMLEFRNHEPSRLSGGQKQRVAIASALAMAPDVLILDEATSMIDPEGRREVLDILRTIHRQGTATLVFITHDLSEIEDSDHAVIMKDGRVISEGTVEEIYQDTDALLASRLVLPFHMKISKRLLDGSFMSYDELVERL from the coding sequence ATGATTGGACTTGAAGATATAACCTACAGCTATCGGACAGGTGAATATAAAGCCCTGGATCATATCTCCCTGACCTTTCATCGTGGGGAATGGGTCTCCATCATCGGGCATAATGGCTCGGGCAAAAGTACGCTCGTCAAAATTCTGATGGGCATATTGAATGATTACGAAGGTTCAGTCACAGTCGATGGCGAAGTGCTGGATGAAGAAAATCGTATTGAAATGAGGAAGAAGTTTGCAATCGTCTTCCAGAATCCGGACAACCAGTTTGTCGGTGCAACGGTGGAAGATGATGTGGCATTCGGTCTCGAGAACAATGGGGTCCCGAGGGACGAAATGGTGAGACGGACCGAAGAGGCACTTAAGGCGGTCAACATGCTTGAATTCCGTAATCATGAGCCTTCCAGGCTGTCAGGGGGACAAAAGCAGCGTGTAGCCATCGCGAGCGCGCTGGCAATGGCGCCTGATGTACTCATCCTTGACGAAGCGACCTCGATGATTGATCCGGAAGGCAGGCGGGAAGTACTCGACATACTGAGAACCATCCACCGTCAGGGAACAGCGACACTTGTCTTCATCACACATGATCTGTCCGAGATTGAAGACAGTGACCACGCAGTCATCATGAAGGACGGCCGTGTCATCAGTGAAGGTACGGTGGAGGAAATATATCAGGATACAGATGCATTGCTGGCCAGCCGCCTGGTGCTGCCTTTCCATATGAAGATATCCAAACGGCTGCTTGATGGTTCTTTCATGTCATATGACGAGTTGGTGGAACGCCTATGA
- a CDS encoding DUF1569 domain-containing protein — protein sequence MKNIFNQSHAKEVLERIDHLSPNSKPQWGEMDVAKMLAHCSAFQDIAMGNASPQRSWSGILIGRFVKPIFYNDKPLAKNMSTIPTIKIVDEKEFEAEKEKLKQQIIALQNNGAQKCMERPHPFFGKLTPEQWGKGIYKHLDHHLKQFGV from the coding sequence ATGAAGAATATTTTTAATCAGTCTCATGCCAAGGAAGTTTTAGAGCGGATTGATCATTTAAGTCCAAATTCAAAGCCACAATGGGGTGAAATGGATGTTGCGAAAATGCTGGCACATTGTTCAGCCTTTCAGGATATTGCAATGGGAAATGCTTCACCACAGAGAAGTTGGTCAGGAATACTAATTGGAAGGTTTGTCAAACCCATTTTTTATAATGACAAACCATTAGCCAAAAACATGTCAACAATCCCTACCATTAAAATTGTAGACGAAAAAGAATTTGAAGCAGAAAAGGAAAAATTGAAACAACAAATCATAGCCCTTCAAAATAATGGTGCTCAAAAGTGTATGGAGCGACCACATCCTTTTTTTGGGAAGCTCACACCTGAGCAATGGGGAAAAGGAATTTATAAGCACCTTGATCATCATTTGAAACAATTTGGCGTTTAG
- a CDS encoding DNA-directed RNA polymerase subunit alpha, translated as MIEIEKPRIETVEVSEDSKFGKFVVEPLERGYGTTLGNSLRRILLSSLPGAAVKTIEIENVLHEFSTIENVVEDVTTIITNIKKLALKIYSEEEKVLEIDFSGEGSVTAGDITHDSDVEILNRDLKIATVSNGGQLKIRMIANRGRGYTLAEGNNKSEMSIGVIPVDSIYTPIERVNYTVENTRVGQKTNFDKLTLDVWTDGSISPQEGISLAAKIMTEHLNIFVGLTDEAQNAEIMIEKEEDQKEKVLEMSIEELDLSVRSYNCLKRAGINSVQELTDKSEADMMKVRNLGRKSLEEVKFKLEDLGLGLRKED; from the coding sequence ATGATAGAAATCGAAAAACCTAGAATTGAAACAGTCGAAGTATCGGAAGATTCTAAGTTTGGTAAGTTTGTTGTTGAACCTCTGGAGAGAGGATATGGAACAACACTTGGAAACTCCTTGCGTCGCATTCTTTTATCATCATTACCTGGTGCGGCAGTCAAAACGATAGAAATAGAAAATGTACTGCATGAATTTTCTACAATTGAAAACGTTGTGGAAGATGTTACAACAATCATCACCAACATCAAAAAGCTTGCACTCAAGATCTATTCCGAGGAAGAAAAAGTTCTGGAAATTGATTTCAGTGGAGAAGGCAGCGTCACAGCTGGGGACATCACCCATGACAGCGATGTCGAGATTTTGAACCGCGACCTGAAGATTGCAACAGTATCCAATGGTGGGCAGTTGAAAATCCGCATGATCGCAAATCGCGGTAGAGGTTATACGCTCGCAGAGGGCAATAACAAGAGCGAAATGTCAATCGGTGTGATTCCAGTAGATTCAATCTACACACCAATCGAACGTGTCAACTACACAGTTGAAAACACGCGTGTTGGCCAGAAGACGAACTTCGACAAACTGACTCTCGATGTATGGACAGACGGTTCGATCTCCCCGCAGGAAGGCATATCCCTTGCTGCCAAAATCATGACGGAACACCTGAATATCTTTGTCGGTCTGACTGATGAAGCTCAGAATGCAGAAATCATGATCGAGAAGGAAGAGGACCAGAAAGAGAAAGTGCTTGAAATGTCCATCGAAGAACTCGACCTGTCAGTACGTTCATATAACTGTCTGAAACGTGCAGGCATCAATTCTGTACAGGAACTGACTGATAAGAGTGAAGCAGATATGATGAAGGTAAGAAATCTGGGACGCAAGTCTCTTGAAGAAGTTAAGTTTAAACTTGAGGACCTCGGTCTGGGGCTCCGTAAAGAAGACTGA
- the infA gene encoding translation initiation factor IF-1, which translates to MSKQDVIELEGTVLDTLPNAMFKVELENGHEILAHVSGKIRMNYIRILPGDKVTVEMSPYDLTRGRITYRFK; encoded by the coding sequence ATGAGTAAACAAGATGTTATCGAACTGGAAGGCACTGTGCTGGATACATTGCCAAATGCCATGTTCAAAGTGGAACTTGAAAATGGGCATGAGATTCTCGCTCATGTTTCAGGGAAAATCCGTATGAACTATATACGTATTCTTCCTGGCGATAAAGTAACAGTCGAAATGTCACCATATGATCTAACACGTGGCAGAATCACTTATCGTTTTAAATAA
- the rpsI gene encoding 30S ribosomal protein S9: protein MAKVEYTGTGRRKNAVARVRLVPGEGNVTVNGRDMREYLPFESLILDLNQPFAVTETQGNYDVLVNVRGGGFTGQAQAIRHGIARALLEADPENRGVLKRAGLLTRDPRMKERKKYGLKKARRSPQFSKR, encoded by the coding sequence TTGGCTAAAGTAGAATATACAGGAACAGGTCGTCGTAAAAATGCAGTAGCGCGTGTACGTCTCGTACCAGGTGAAGGCAATGTTACAGTCAACGGACGTGACATGAGGGAATACCTTCCATTCGAAAGTCTCATTCTTGACTTGAATCAGCCATTCGCAGTTACAGAAACACAAGGTAACTACGATGTACTGGTAAACGTCAGAGGTGGCGGCTTCACAGGACAGGCTCAGGCAATCCGTCATGGTATCGCAAGAGCACTTCTGGAAGCAGATCCGGAAAACCGTGGCGTGCTTAAGAGAGCTGGACTCCTTACACGTGACCCACGTATGAAAGAACGTAAGAAATACGGACTCAAGAAAGCCCGTCGTTCTCCACAGTTCTCAAAACGTTAA
- the rpmJ gene encoding 50S ribosomal protein L36: MKVRPSVKPICEKCKVIRRKGKVMVICENPKHKQKQG; the protein is encoded by the coding sequence ATGAAAGTAAGACCATCAGTCAAGCCTATCTGTGAAAAATGCAAAGTCATCCGCAGAAAAGGCAAAGTAATGGTAATTTGTGAAAACCCTAAGCATAAACAGAAGCAAGGCTAA
- a CDS encoding DUF4385 domain-containing protein — MPFDYNLDFDNIDSREQTEFYRVGRGEQGVLMVEPYKSEILPHWRFKTPEIARESSDKIYQMYLDYKKKDDFVGMDMARTFLQMGYTRSRRYANYKGGRKYDKNGEVNERDIDEEKAESAAIFEEKWKTVREDEDYLKLKKAHQKKYG, encoded by the coding sequence ATGCCTTTCGACTATAATCTGGACTTTGACAACATCGATTCCCGTGAACAAACTGAGTTCTACAGGGTGGGGAGAGGCGAACAGGGTGTGCTGATGGTGGAACCCTACAAAAGCGAAATACTCCCGCACTGGCGCTTCAAGACACCTGAGATTGCCCGGGAATCTTCGGATAAAATATATCAGATGTATCTGGACTATAAGAAAAAGGACGATTTTGTGGGGATGGACATGGCGAGGACATTCCTCCAGATGGGATATACACGATCGCGCCGATATGCCAATTATAAAGGTGGAAGAAAGTACGACAAGAATGGTGAAGTGAATGAACGGGATATTGATGAGGAAAAAGCGGAGTCGGCTGCGATCTTTGAAGAAAAATGGAAGACGGTTCGGGAGGACGAAGATTACCTCAAGCTGAAGAAGGCGCATCAGAAGAAGTACGGATGA
- the rplM gene encoding 50S ribosomal protein L13 — MRQTFMANEANIERKWYVVDAEGQTLGRLSSEVASILRGKNKPTYTPHVDTGDNVIIINAEKIEMTGNKEQDKMYYRHTGHPGGIKSISAGELKRKNPVRLLENSIKGMLPKNRLGRAQGKKLHVYAGSEHKHEAQKPENYELRG; from the coding sequence ATGCGTCAAACATTTATGGCCAACGAAGCCAATATTGAACGTAAATGGTATGTTGTCGACGCAGAAGGACAGACACTTGGTCGTCTTTCTTCTGAAGTTGCATCCATACTGCGCGGCAAGAACAAACCGACATACACACCACATGTTGATACAGGTGATAATGTAATCATCATCAACGCTGAAAAGATCGAAATGACTGGTAACAAAGAACAGGACAAAATGTACTACAGACACACTGGCCACCCAGGTGGAATCAAATCCATCTCAGCCGGTGAACTGAAAAGGAAGAACCCTGTCCGTCTGTTGGAAAACTCCATCAAAGGCATGCTTCCAAAGAACAGACTCGGTCGCGCACAAGGCAAGAAACTTCATGTATATGCTGGAAGCGAGCATAAGCATGAAGCACAAAAACCAGAAAACTACGAACTTCGCGGTTAA
- the truA gene encoding tRNA pseudouridine(38-40) synthase TruA yields MRYLVKTSYNGAGFNGFQYQMEGRTVQGEIEKILQRMHKTSVRIHPAGRTDSGVHAREQYFHFDSGLNIPESRWQHALNSAMPDDIAIHEVRQISPDYHIRHHSQGKAYRYRIYQGDMRDPFEKGLKVYYPYELDEGRMREAMQHFIGTHDFTSFSSAKSPIENKVRHIYRFDLIKTENGYDFLIIGSGFLYNMVRILVAYVLEVGQGRWKASRTPHIIEAKDRTLVPKTAPPEGLYLERVFLDEASRNQALEKYKITP; encoded by the coding sequence ATGCGTTATCTAGTAAAAACAAGCTATAATGGTGCCGGCTTCAATGGCTTCCAATATCAGATGGAGGGACGCACGGTGCAGGGGGAAATAGAGAAGATACTTCAGAGGATGCATAAGACGTCCGTCAGAATCCATCCCGCCGGACGTACCGACAGCGGCGTCCATGCACGGGAACAGTACTTCCACTTCGACTCCGGCCTGAACATCCCCGAATCCAGATGGCAGCATGCATTGAACAGTGCAATGCCGGACGATATAGCAATCCATGAAGTCAGACAGATCAGTCCGGACTATCATATACGCCACCATTCTCAAGGCAAGGCCTATCGATACCGCATCTACCAGGGGGACATGCGTGACCCCTTCGAAAAGGGATTGAAGGTCTACTATCCATATGAACTTGATGAGGGGAGGATGCGGGAGGCGATGCAGCATTTCATCGGCACCCATGATTTTACAAGCTTCTCCAGTGCCAAGTCGCCGATTGAAAACAAGGTCCGCCACATCTACCGTTTCGATCTGATAAAGACGGAGAATGGCTATGACTTCCTCATCATCGGCTCCGGTTTTCTCTACAATATGGTCAGAATCCTTGTCGCATACGTGCTCGAGGTCGGCCAGGGACGGTGGAAGGCTTCACGGACCCCCCATATCATAGAGGCGAAGGACAGGACGCTCGTGCCCAAGACGGCACCGCCGGAAGGACTCTACCTGGAACGTGTGTTTCTTGATGAGGCATCACGGAATCAGGCATTGGAAAAATATAAAATAACCCCTTAA
- the rplQ gene encoding 50S ribosomal protein L17 produces the protein MGYRKLGRTSDQRKAMLRDLATSLIVSERITTTEQRAKELRRVVDKLVTLGKRGDLASKRRAGQTVRNVEIANEDGTTQYALQKLFDDIAPRFEDRQGGYTSIKKLGERRGDGAELVIIEFVQGAAATEEA, from the coding sequence ATGGGCTACAGAAAACTAGGACGCACGTCCGACCAAAGAAAAGCGATGCTCCGTGATTTGGCAACATCCCTTATCGTGAGCGAACGCATTACAACAACTGAACAGAGAGCGAAGGAACTTCGCAGAGTGGTAGACAAACTGGTTACACTTGGCAAGCGTGGAGACCTGGCGTCTAAACGTCGTGCAGGTCAGACAGTGCGCAATGTCGAAATCGCAAATGAAGATGGTACTACGCAGTACGCACTTCAAAAGCTTTTTGATGATATCGCACCACGTTTCGAAGACCGTCAGGGTGGCTACACTAGCATCAAGAAACTTGGTGAACGTCGTGGTGACGGTGCTGAACTCGTAATCATCGAATTCGTACAAGGCGCTGCAGCGACTGAAGAAGCGTAA
- a CDS encoding energy-coupling factor transporter ATPase, with product MRITFRNLTSIYHQNTPFEHLALNDINTTFEEGVYYGIIGHTGSGKSTMIQTLNGLLLPSRGEVHAGDILLKKKSKQKDIHQVKKHVGMVFQFPEHQLFEETVLKDVMFGPKNMGMDEVVAQEKSEYYLNLLSIDESLFQSSPFDLSGGQMRKVAIAGILAMEPEVLILDEPTAGLDPKSHIETMELFQRIHQEMGITVILVTHDMNDVFEYTDYVKILSGGRLVREGRTIDLLTDEKMLGRFALEAPDIVKLAHDLEDKGIVLDEIPRNVGHFTELYEKWRAGNA from the coding sequence ATGAGGATCACCTTCAGAAACCTGACGAGCATCTATCATCAGAATACGCCTTTTGAACATCTTGCACTGAATGATATCAACACAACCTTCGAAGAGGGCGTATACTATGGCATCATCGGCCACACAGGCAGTGGCAAATCGACGATGATCCAGACGCTGAATGGGCTTCTGCTGCCGAGCAGGGGAGAAGTGCATGCCGGTGACATCCTGCTGAAGAAGAAGTCGAAGCAGAAGGATATCCATCAGGTAAAAAAGCACGTGGGCATGGTATTCCAGTTCCCGGAGCACCAGCTGTTCGAGGAAACTGTACTCAAGGATGTCATGTTCGGCCCGAAGAACATGGGAATGGATGAAGTTGTGGCCCAGGAAAAATCAGAATACTATCTGAACCTGTTGAGCATTGATGAATCCCTCTTCCAGTCTTCCCCTTTCGATCTGTCAGGCGGCCAGATGCGCAAGGTTGCCATCGCGGGCATACTCGCCATGGAGCCGGAAGTGCTCATCCTGGATGAACCGACAGCAGGCCTGGATCCGAAAAGTCATATTGAGACGATGGAGCTTTTCCAGAGAATCCATCAGGAGATGGGCATCACCGTCATCCTTGTCACACACGATATGAACGACGTCTTTGAATATACCGACTATGTAAAGATTCTGAGCGGGGGCCGGCTGGTGAGGGAAGGCAGGACCATCGACCTGCTTACAGACGAAAAAATGCTTGGACGGTTTGCGCTCGAAGCACCGGATATTGTAAAACTGGCCCATGACCTGGAGGACAAAGGAATCGTGCTCGACGAAATACCGAGGAATGTGGGACATTTCACCGAACTCTATGAGAAGTGGAGGGCGGGCAATGCTTAG
- a CDS encoding YaiI/YqxD family protein, which produces MKVIVDADACPVKDTIMKETRNRQVPVVLVSSLSHYSTQDLPDHVRAVYVEAGPDAADFKVVQLAAKDDIVVTQDYGLASLLLPKGCTVLHHKGFEYDDRNIDHLLETRYMGSMIRKGGGRTKGPKPFSREDKAAFLKIFRQKLGSTGEKG; this is translated from the coding sequence ATGAAAGTGATTGTTGATGCGGATGCTTGTCCGGTGAAGGATACCATCATGAAGGAAACGCGGAACAGGCAGGTGCCGGTTGTACTGGTATCGAGCCTGTCGCACTATTCAACACAGGACCTGCCTGATCATGTTCGGGCTGTGTATGTAGAAGCAGGTCCGGATGCTGCGGACTTTAAGGTGGTACAGCTCGCAGCAAAGGATGATATCGTGGTGACCCAGGACTATGGCCTTGCTTCCCTGCTTCTGCCGAAAGGGTGCACGGTACTGCATCATAAGGGATTTGAATATGATGACAGGAATATCGACCATCTGCTTGAGACACGCTATATGGGAAGCATGATCCGCAAAGGCGGCGGCAGGACGAAAGGTCCGAAGCCCTTCTCCAGAGAGGACAAGGCGGCATTTCTCAAGATATTCCGGCAAAAGCTCGGGAGTACAGGGGAAAAAGGGTGA
- the rpsM gene encoding 30S ribosomal protein S13, giving the protein MARIAGVDVPREKRVVISLTYIYGIGSTRAQEILEKAGVSESTRVRDLTEDELNSIREVVDTYKIEGDLRREQNLNVKRLMEIASYRGIRHRRGLPVRGQHTKNNARTRKGPVKTVANKKK; this is encoded by the coding sequence ATGGCTCGTATTGCAGGAGTAGACGTACCACGTGAAAAGCGTGTCGTAATCTCTCTCACTTATATTTACGGTATCGGGAGCACAAGAGCGCAGGAAATCCTTGAAAAAGCAGGTGTATCTGAAAGTACACGTGTAAGAGATCTTACTGAAGACGAACTCAACTCGATTCGTGAAGTCGTTGATACGTATAAGATTGAAGGTGACCTTCGTCGTGAACAGAACCTCAACGTAAAACGTCTGATGGAGATCGCTTCCTATAGAGGAATCCGTCACCGTCGTGGACTTCCAGTTCGTGGACAGCATACCAAAAACAATGCCCGTACACGTAAAGGTCCAGTTAAAACAGTTGCGAACAAGAAGAAATAA
- a CDS encoding energy-coupling factor transporter transmembrane component T family protein has product MLSKMLLGRYIPGSSLVHQLDPRAKILAVVLFMAIVFFANHWTGYMLLIVFITVLTKTAGLSIRFLFNGLKLILILLLFTFFMHLFFTKGGTVLVDGGFFTIESEGVVRGVYITIRLAMLVLITTILTLTTSPLQLTDAIERIAKPLKVFRVPVHEIALMMSISLRFIPTLMDETEKIIKAQSARGSTFMTGSLMSRLQALTPIFIPLFISSFKRAEEMAIAMEVRGYQGEEGRTHYRVLNWQWKDTSALILMIIFGIILWMIRQ; this is encoded by the coding sequence ATGCTTAGTAAAATGCTGCTTGGCAGATATATCCCGGGATCCAGTCTGGTCCATCAGCTTGACCCACGTGCAAAGATACTGGCAGTCGTCCTGTTCATGGCCATTGTATTCTTTGCCAACCACTGGACCGGCTATATGCTGCTGATCGTCTTCATCACCGTATTGACAAAAACTGCAGGCTTGTCCATCCGTTTCCTCTTCAATGGACTGAAACTGATACTCATACTGCTGCTGTTCACTTTCTTCATGCATCTCTTCTTTACGAAGGGTGGCACAGTGCTCGTCGACGGCGGCTTCTTCACAATAGAATCCGAAGGGGTCGTGCGGGGTGTCTATATTACCATCCGTCTCGCAATGCTAGTATTGATCACGACGATACTTACCTTGACGACGAGCCCCCTCCAGCTGACAGACGCCATCGAACGCATCGCGAAGCCGCTGAAGGTCTTCAGGGTGCCCGTGCATGAAATCGCTCTGATGATGTCCATCAGCCTCCGCTTCATTCCGACGCTGATGGATGAAACGGAGAAGATCATCAAGGCACAGAGTGCCAGAGGATCGACATTCATGACCGGAAGCCTGATGTCCAGACTCCAGGCGCTGACTCCAATCTTCATTCCGCTTTTCATTTCATCCTTCAAACGGGCGGAAGAGATGGCCATCGCCATGGAAGTCAGAGGCTACCAGGGCGAAGAGGGGCGGACCCACTACCGTGTGCTCAACTGGCAGTGGAAGGACACTTCCGCCCTGATCCTGATGATCATATTCGGCATCATCCTGTGGATGATCAGACAGTAA
- the rpsK gene encoding 30S ribosomal protein S11, giving the protein MARRQQTRKRKVKKNIDSGIAHIRSTFNNTIVTITDDFGNALSWSSAGALGFRGSKKSTPFAAQMASETASKAAMEHGLKTVEVTVKGPGAGRESAIRALQSAGLEITAIKDVTPVPHNGCRPPKRRRV; this is encoded by the coding sequence ATGGCTCGTAGACAACAAACACGTAAACGTAAAGTGAAAAAGAATATTGACTCCGGAATCGCGCATATCCGTTCAACATTCAACAACACAATTGTAACTATCACTGACGATTTTGGTAATGCACTGTCATGGTCATCAGCAGGTGCACTTGGTTTCAGGGGTTCTAAGAAATCTACACCATTCGCTGCACAGATGGCTTCAGAAACAGCTTCCAAAGCTGCAATGGAACACGGACTCAAAACTGTCGAAGTTACAGTGAAAGGTCCAGGGGCAGGTCGTGAATCAGCAATCCGCGCACTCCAATCTGCAGGTCTTGAAATTACAGCAATCAAAGATGTCACTCCTGTACCACACAATGGCTGCCGTCCACCTAAACGTCGCCGTGTATAA